The bacterium BMS3Abin14 genome includes a region encoding these proteins:
- the scpA_2 gene encoding methylmalonyl-CoA mutase, giving the protein MNDDIKREQERWESGTYGKAVEKNPERKEEFTTISGSPVKPLYTPGDVKDLKYLDDLGFPGEYPFTRGVRPSMYRGRLWTMRQYAGFGTAEESNRRYRYLLDQGQTGLSVAFDLPTQMGYDSDHPMSLGEVGRVGVAIDSLEDMETLFSDIPLGKVSTSMTINSTAAILLSLYAEVGELQGVPADGLRGTIQNDVLKEYIARGTYIFPPTPSMRLITDIFAYCSEQMPLFNTISISGYHMREAGSTAAQEVAFTLADGIAYVQAAVDSGMDVDRFASRLSFFFNVHNDFLEEIAKFRAARRLWADIMKNRFSAASPASWMLRFHTQTAGCSLTAQQPDNNVVRVAIQALAAVLGGTQSLHTNSRDEALALPTEDSVRIALRTQQVIAHESGVAGTIDPLAGSYAIEALTGAIENEAREYIRRIDDMGGAARAIESGYQQNEIEESAYRYQMEVESGDRIVVGVNGFTVEEEFSGELLRVNPDVERDQVQRLSALKARRSREDVDAALRVLEESAKNGSNLMPVIREAVRAYATLGEVSDVLRGVFGVYRPH; this is encoded by the coding sequence ATGAACGACGACATTAAAAGGGAACAGGAACGCTGGGAGTCGGGGACCTACGGTAAGGCGGTGGAGAAAAATCCCGAGCGGAAGGAAGAGTTCACCACCATATCGGGTTCTCCGGTCAAGCCCCTCTACACCCCCGGGGATGTCAAGGATCTGAAATACCTGGATGATCTGGGGTTTCCCGGCGAATACCCCTTCACCAGGGGGGTCAGGCCGTCCATGTACCGGGGGCGCCTCTGGACCATGCGCCAGTACGCGGGGTTCGGAACCGCAGAGGAGTCCAACAGGAGGTACCGGTATCTCCTGGATCAGGGGCAGACCGGCCTGTCCGTGGCTTTCGATCTTCCCACCCAGATGGGATACGATTCTGACCACCCCATGTCCCTCGGAGAGGTGGGCCGGGTGGGTGTCGCCATCGATTCCCTGGAGGATATGGAGACACTGTTTTCAGATATCCCCCTGGGCAAGGTCAGCACCTCCATGACGATCAACTCCACGGCCGCCATCCTCCTGTCGCTGTACGCCGAGGTGGGAGAACTGCAGGGTGTTCCCGCCGACGGGCTCAGGGGAACCATCCAGAATGACGTCCTCAAGGAGTATATCGCCAGGGGCACCTACATCTTTCCTCCCACCCCGTCCATGCGCCTCATCACCGACATTTTTGCCTACTGCAGCGAGCAGATGCCGCTGTTTAACACCATCAGCATCAGCGGCTATCACATGAGGGAGGCCGGGTCCACTGCGGCCCAGGAGGTCGCCTTCACCCTTGCCGACGGCATCGCCTACGTCCAGGCGGCGGTGGACAGCGGGATGGATGTCGACCGGTTCGCCTCACGGCTCTCCTTCTTCTTCAATGTGCACAACGATTTCCTCGAGGAGATCGCCAAGTTTCGGGCCGCGCGGCGGCTTTGGGCCGATATCATGAAAAATCGTTTTTCGGCCGCCTCCCCCGCCTCATGGATGCTGCGGTTCCACACACAGACAGCCGGGTGTTCATTGACGGCCCAGCAGCCCGACAACAACGTGGTCAGGGTCGCTATTCAGGCCCTGGCGGCCGTACTGGGCGGTACTCAGTCGCTCCACACCAACTCCCGCGATGAAGCCCTGGCCCTCCCCACCGAGGATTCCGTGCGCATTGCCCTGAGGACCCAGCAGGTCATCGCCCACGAGAGCGGGGTGGCAGGCACCATTGATCCCCTGGCCGGTTCCTATGCCATCGAGGCGCTCACCGGCGCCATTGAGAATGAGGCGAGGGAGTACATCCGGAGGATAGACGATATGGGCGGCGCGGCCCGTGCCATAGAGTCGGGGTACCAGCAGAATGAGATCGAGGAGTCGGCCTACCGGTACCAGATGGAGGTCGAGTCCGGCGACCGCATCGTCGTCGGAGTCAACGGTTTTACGGTGGAGGAGGAGTTCTCCGGAGAGCTGCTCAGAGTGAACCCGGATGTGGAACGGGACCAGGTCCAGAGGCTCTCGGCCCTGAAGGCCCGCCGGAGCCGGGAGGACGTGGACGCTGCTCTCCGGGTTCTCGAGGAATCGGCAAAGAACGGGTCGAACCTGATGCCGGTAATCAGGGAGGCAGTCAGGGCCTATGCTACGCTGGGTGAGGTTTCGGACGTCCTCCGCGGGGTCTTCGGGGTCTACCGGCCGCACTGA
- a CDS encoding isochorismatase family protein, producing the protein MGEKMRKKMKLNTSDMVLLVVDVQERLAKVMERRDQVVKTIGVLMKLAELLNFPVVHTQQYTRGLGPTVEPLATALRGVDHVEKIHFSCCGEGEFVKRMDALGRRTVLLTGMETHICVLQTALDLMDMGYNVHVPWDAVCSRSDGNRDWGIRFMERGGAIITSSETAAFQLLGRSGTPQFKEISSLLK; encoded by the coding sequence ATGGGAGAAAAGATGAGAAAAAAGATGAAATTAAATACTTCCGATATGGTCCTGCTGGTCGTCGATGTCCAGGAGAGGCTTGCAAAAGTGATGGAAAGACGCGATCAGGTGGTGAAGACTATCGGGGTTCTCATGAAACTGGCGGAGCTCCTGAATTTCCCCGTTGTTCATACCCAGCAGTACACCAGGGGTCTCGGCCCCACCGTCGAGCCTTTGGCAACGGCCCTGCGGGGGGTTGATCATGTCGAGAAGATCCACTTCTCCTGCTGCGGTGAGGGGGAGTTCGTCAAACGGATGGATGCACTGGGCCGCAGAACGGTCCTCCTTACAGGGATGGAAACCCACATATGTGTTCTTCAAACCGCCCTGGACCTCATGGACATGGGCTATAATGTGCACGTTCCCTGGGATGCGGTGTGTTCCAGGTCGGATGGTAATCGTGATTGGGGAATCCGTTTCATGGAGCGGGGCGGGGCGATTATCACCTCGTCCGAGACGGCGGCATTTCAGCTGCTGGGACGCTCGGGAACACCCCAGTTCAAGGAGATATCATCGCTTCTCAAATAG
- the kdgR_2 gene encoding pectin degradation repressor protein KdgR yields the protein MVKRQKSEYIIHSVDHAFDVLEAFRGSDPEVGVTQLSKLLNLHKNNVFRILATLESRGYVEQNPKTGNYRLGLKAFEAGQAYLRHTNLISVSQPCMMALTAKLRENAYLSVLRGDYVFYLDESISDQKIQVVSRLGSRVAPHCTATGKVFLAFIKTEEAEAILQHLDLERLTPNTITDPDLLRKEWESIRSAGFAVDREEWNVGLKCVAAPILDYYGKVQGCISVSGPANRMSMERIKKEISPEVTSQAREASRKMGYLVGRGGSPEE from the coding sequence ATGGTAAAGAGGCAAAAGAGCGAATATATCATCCATTCCGTAGATCACGCATTTGATGTTCTGGAAGCCTTCCGGGGAAGTGACCCCGAGGTGGGTGTGACCCAGCTGTCGAAGTTGCTTAACCTTCACAAGAACAATGTTTTCAGGATACTCGCCACGCTGGAAAGCCGGGGGTACGTCGAGCAGAATCCGAAGACCGGGAACTACCGTCTGGGGTTAAAGGCGTTCGAGGCAGGCCAGGCTTATCTTCGCCACACAAATCTCATTTCAGTTTCACAGCCCTGCATGATGGCGCTCACCGCGAAATTAAGGGAGAACGCCTATCTTTCCGTCCTGCGCGGTGACTACGTTTTTTACCTGGACGAGTCCATTTCCGATCAGAAGATTCAGGTGGTATCACGTCTGGGTTCCAGGGTAGCGCCGCACTGCACCGCCACGGGCAAAGTTTTTCTGGCATTCATTAAGACGGAGGAGGCCGAAGCGATCTTGCAGCATCTTGATCTGGAGAGGTTAACCCCGAACACCATTACCGATCCGGACCTCCTGAGAAAGGAGTGGGAGTCCATACGGTCGGCAGGTTTTGCCGTTGACCGGGAGGAGTGGAATGTGGGCCTCAAGTGTGTGGCGGCCCCGATTCTGGACTACTATGGCAAGGTCCAGGGGTGCATATCCGTAAGTGGTCCCGCAAACAGAATGTCCATGGAACGGATCAAAAAAGAGATCTCGCCCGAGGTTACGTCGCAGGCCAGGGAAGCTTCCAGAAAAATGGGGTATCTTGTCGGCAGGGGAGGGTCGCCGGAGGAATAG
- the cfiA gene encoding 2-oxoglutarate carboxylase large subunit produces the protein MGYIAIIDGEEVPVKVDNDEGGNTVVTVGDREVTADVFWARSDLVSLIIDGRSYQVDIHSEKDSHNVLIEGERFEFDLFDERQALLRSSASLGTEGIQEIRASMPGRIVKILVAEGDEVQDGDGLLVVEAMKMENEIKSPKTGVVKKIGVKEGATVEAGELLAVVE, from the coding sequence ATGGGTTATATAGCGATCATTGACGGTGAGGAGGTTCCGGTAAAGGTCGATAATGACGAGGGGGGAAACACGGTTGTGACTGTTGGCGACAGGGAGGTTACGGCCGACGTTTTCTGGGCCCGGTCCGACCTTGTGTCCCTTATCATCGACGGGCGTTCCTACCAGGTGGACATCCACAGCGAAAAGGACAGCCACAACGTCCTCATCGAGGGGGAGCGTTTCGAGTTCGACCTGTTCGATGAACGCCAGGCCCTTTTAAGGAGCAGCGCCTCCCTCGGGACGGAGGGAATACAGGAGATCAGGGCGTCCATGCCGGGGAGGATAGTTAAGATCCTGGTCGCTGAGGGCGACGAGGTACAGGATGGGGACGGCCTCCTGGTCGTCGAGGCCATGAAGATGGAAAACGAGATCAAGTCCCCCAAGACGGGAGTGGTGAAGAAGATCGGTGTAAAAGAGGGCGCCACCGTGGAAGCCGGAGAGCTGCTCGCGGTGGTGGAATAG
- the accC_2 gene encoding biotin carboxylase: protein MFKKVLIANRGEIAVRLIRACVELGIPTVAVYSEVDRNALHVRCADEAYCVGPPPSAESYLVMENILGAARKSGADAVHPGYGFLAENSDFARMCEANGINFIGPSPSAIDMMGHKTVARATMRKAGVPVVPGTELIDDDGELARMALEIGLPVMIKAAAGGGGKGMRVVNEEKEIEGAIRAARSEATSAFGNGAVYVEKYLEDPRHIEFQILADHHGNVIHLFERECSIQRRHQKVIEEAPSTVLDEALRKRMGEAAVNAAKAAGYWSAGTVEFLVDRGRNFYFLEMNTRLQVEHPVTELITGIDIAKTMFYIAAGEKLSLRQEDVRRNGWALECRIYAEDPFNNFMPSPGKIRTLRVPSGPGVRDDSGVFAGYEVPLQYDPMISKLCTWGKDREEAVLRMKRALDEYVVKGIKTTIPFHRKVMDNESFLSGDITTGFIGDKFIPEEGEGSDELRTVAIVAAALRMQRRRRTAVQSAGATSSGPSNAWKMMGRRSRWVI, encoded by the coding sequence ATGTTTAAAAAAGTATTGATCGCAAACAGGGGGGAGATAGCGGTGCGCCTGATCCGGGCCTGCGTGGAATTGGGGATTCCGACGGTGGCCGTCTATTCCGAGGTGGACCGGAACGCCCTCCACGTCCGGTGCGCCGACGAGGCCTACTGTGTGGGTCCGCCCCCCTCCGCGGAAAGCTACCTCGTCATGGAAAATATCCTTGGGGCAGCCAGGAAGTCCGGAGCCGACGCGGTCCATCCCGGCTACGGGTTTCTGGCCGAGAATTCGGATTTCGCCAGAATGTGTGAGGCAAACGGCATCAATTTCATAGGGCCGTCACCGTCTGCCATTGATATGATGGGGCACAAGACCGTGGCGCGGGCGACCATGCGGAAGGCCGGCGTTCCCGTGGTGCCTGGGACCGAGCTCATCGACGACGACGGGGAATTGGCACGCATGGCCCTGGAGATCGGCCTGCCCGTGATGATCAAGGCCGCTGCGGGAGGCGGCGGCAAGGGCATGCGTGTTGTCAATGAGGAAAAGGAGATCGAGGGCGCCATCAGGGCAGCGCGCTCCGAGGCGACCTCCGCGTTCGGCAACGGCGCCGTTTATGTCGAAAAGTACCTTGAGGACCCTCGTCACATCGAGTTTCAGATCCTGGCCGATCACCATGGCAACGTCATCCATCTCTTCGAGAGGGAGTGCTCCATCCAGAGGCGCCATCAGAAGGTGATCGAGGAGGCCCCCTCCACGGTCCTTGATGAGGCTCTGAGGAAGAGGATGGGAGAGGCAGCCGTCAACGCTGCGAAGGCCGCCGGCTATTGGAGTGCAGGCACGGTGGAGTTTCTGGTGGACCGGGGCAGGAATTTTTACTTCCTTGAGATGAACACGCGGCTTCAGGTGGAACATCCGGTGACGGAGCTTATCACCGGGATCGACATCGCCAAGACCATGTTCTATATCGCGGCGGGCGAGAAGCTTTCCCTGAGGCAGGAGGATGTTCGCCGGAACGGCTGGGCCCTGGAATGCAGGATCTACGCCGAGGACCCCTTCAACAACTTCATGCCCTCTCCCGGGAAGATCCGCACACTCAGGGTCCCCAGCGGGCCCGGTGTCCGTGACGATTCCGGGGTCTTTGCCGGTTACGAGGTCCCTCTCCAGTACGACCCCATGATCTCGAAGCTCTGCACGTGGGGCAAGGACCGCGAGGAAGCGGTGCTGAGGATGAAGCGGGCGCTGGACGAATATGTCGTCAAGGGCATCAAGACGACCATACCCTTCCACCGGAAGGTCATGGACAACGAGAGTTTTCTTTCCGGCGACATCACCACGGGTTTTATAGGGGACAAGTTCATACCCGAGGAGGGGGAAGGGAGCGATGAGTTGAGGACCGTGGCCATCGTTGCGGCGGCGCTACGGATGCAGAGGCGCCGGCGGACCGCGGTGCAGAGTGCCGGGGCAACCAGCAGTGGACCATCCAACGCGTGGAAGATGATGGGCAGGAGGTCGAGATGGGTTATATAG
- the kdgR_1 gene encoding transcriptional regulator KdgR, with translation MTYTKRKKSDYMIQSVDHALNVLEAFQGDEDEIGITELSRRLKLHKNNVFRILATLESRGYVEQNISTDNYRLGLKTLELGQTFIHHTGLLRVARPVMEALNKKVNETVYVGILKDRHAFYLDVAESNNTVRVLSRVGCRVPTYCSAIGKAQLAYESMENIMSVLNRKELKQYTRKTISDRDLVIKHLMEVKERGYAVDDEEWDEGVRCVAVPIFDYTHKVVGALSISAPSVRMTLEKIRKEYVPLVKEACSEISGGLGYQSLDPV, from the coding sequence ATGACTTACACGAAGCGGAAAAAGTCGGATTACATGATCCAGTCCGTGGATCATGCCCTCAATGTTCTCGAGGCGTTCCAGGGTGATGAGGACGAGATTGGAATCACCGAACTGAGCCGCCGCTTGAAACTTCACAAAAATAACGTCTTTCGCATCCTTGCGACCCTGGAGAGCCGGGGATATGTTGAGCAGAACATCTCCACGGACAATTACCGGTTAGGGTTAAAGACGCTGGAGTTAGGTCAGACTTTCATCCATCATACCGGCCTCCTGCGTGTGGCGCGCCCTGTCATGGAGGCTCTGAACAAAAAGGTAAACGAGACAGTTTACGTCGGGATTCTGAAGGATCGTCATGCTTTTTACCTGGATGTGGCGGAATCCAACAACACGGTCAGGGTTCTCTCGCGTGTCGGATGCCGGGTGCCGACCTATTGCTCGGCAATCGGCAAGGCACAGTTGGCGTATGAGTCCATGGAAAACATCATGAGCGTTCTCAATCGAAAGGAGCTCAAGCAGTACACCAGGAAAACCATTTCTGATCGTGACCTTGTCATCAAGCACCTGATGGAAGTCAAGGAGAGGGGCTATGCCGTGGACGATGAGGAGTGGGATGAGGGTGTTCGATGTGTGGCCGTCCCAATATTTGATTATACCCATAAGGTGGTGGGGGCTCTCTCCATATCCGCTCCTTCGGTGAGGATGACCCTCGAAAAGATCAGGAAGGAGTACGTCCCCCTGGTGAAGGAGGCCTGTTCCGAGATTTCAGGGGGGTTGGGGTACCAGTCGTTGGACCCGGTTTAA
- the accD5 gene encoding putative propionyl-CoA carboxylase beta chain 5, translating to MTLKDAFGKLEKKNSEAELGGGEARITRQHEAGKFTARERIDILLDEGSFVEMGKLVTHRCSDFGMEKMKIPGDGVVTGYGTINGRKIYIFAQDFTVFGGSLSGAYAEKVVRIMDLAMKHGVPVIGLNDSGGARIQEGVVSLAGYADIFLRNTLASGVVPQISVIMGPCAGGAVYSPAITDFIIMVKKTSYMFITGPDVIKTVTHEEVTKEDLGGAVAHATRSGVCHLAGEDEKESLGLVRELLSFVPQNNAEDPPFEPNGDDPLREDEALNDIVPDNPNKPYDIKEIIATVADDRYFFEVQESFALNMVIGFMRLGGYSVGVVANQPAHLAGCLDINASIKGGRFVRFCDAFNIPLVTFVDVPGFLPGLDQEYGGIIKHGAKLLFAFCEATVPKLTVITRKAYGGAYDVMNSKHIRADFNFAYPTSEIAVMGPDGAVNIIFRNELKKAEDPAARKDELVADYRETFANPYKAAELGYVDEIILPQQTRPKLIRALEMAITKRESNPPKKHGNIPL from the coding sequence ATGACCCTGAAAGATGCTTTTGGCAAACTCGAGAAAAAGAACAGTGAGGCCGAGCTTGGCGGAGGGGAGGCGCGTATCACCAGGCAGCACGAGGCCGGAAAGTTCACGGCCAGGGAGCGGATAGATATACTTCTGGACGAGGGAAGCTTCGTGGAGATGGGGAAGTTGGTAACCCACCGGTGTTCCGACTTCGGAATGGAAAAAATGAAGATTCCGGGCGATGGGGTGGTCACCGGCTACGGGACCATCAACGGCCGGAAAATATATATTTTCGCCCAGGACTTCACCGTCTTTGGAGGAAGCCTCAGCGGGGCGTACGCCGAAAAGGTCGTCAGGATCATGGACCTTGCCATGAAACACGGTGTTCCCGTTATCGGGTTGAACGATTCCGGCGGTGCAAGGATTCAGGAGGGTGTGGTCAGCCTTGCGGGTTACGCCGATATCTTTCTTCGCAATACACTGGCCTCGGGAGTGGTGCCCCAGATCTCCGTCATTATGGGTCCCTGTGCGGGAGGCGCCGTCTACAGCCCCGCCATCACCGACTTCATAATCATGGTCAAAAAAACCAGCTATATGTTTATCACCGGCCCGGATGTAATCAAGACCGTTACCCACGAGGAGGTTACCAAGGAGGATCTTGGCGGCGCTGTGGCACATGCCACCAGGAGCGGTGTCTGCCATCTTGCGGGGGAGGACGAAAAGGAGTCCCTCGGCCTGGTCAGGGAACTCCTTTCCTTTGTCCCGCAGAACAATGCCGAGGACCCGCCCTTTGAACCGAACGGTGACGATCCCCTGCGGGAGGATGAGGCGCTAAACGATATTGTCCCCGACAATCCCAACAAGCCCTACGACATCAAGGAGATCATCGCCACAGTGGCGGATGATCGTTACTTCTTCGAGGTGCAGGAAAGTTTTGCGCTCAACATGGTCATTGGGTTCATGCGCCTGGGGGGGTACTCTGTGGGCGTAGTGGCCAATCAACCGGCCCATCTGGCCGGGTGCCTCGACATCAACGCATCCATAAAAGGCGGGCGTTTCGTGCGTTTCTGCGATGCCTTCAATATCCCTCTCGTTACTTTCGTTGATGTGCCCGGGTTTCTCCCCGGCCTGGACCAGGAGTATGGCGGGATCATCAAACATGGCGCCAAGCTTCTTTTCGCTTTCTGCGAGGCTACCGTCCCGAAACTCACGGTCATCACCCGTAAAGCTTACGGCGGGGCCTACGATGTCATGAATTCCAAGCATATTAGGGCCGATTTCAACTTTGCCTATCCCACATCGGAGATCGCGGTGATGGGGCCGGATGGAGCGGTCAATATCATCTTCCGCAACGAGCTGAAAAAGGCGGAAGACCCTGCTGCCCGGAAGGATGAACTGGTCGCGGACTACAGGGAGACCTTTGCTAATCCGTACAAGGCGGCCGAACTGGGTTACGTTGACGAAATCATTTTGCCGCAGCAGACCAGGCCCAAGCTCATCCGCGCTCTTGAGATGGCCATCACCAAGAGGGAGAGCAACCCGCCGAAAAAGCACGGCAACATACCGCTGTAG
- a CDS encoding lipoprotein NlpI: MKDRFTKNPAAHDYWKKGNELFDQGKTLASLEYFEKAIRSDPGFAEAYNSMGIAFYEKRDYPNALECYKRAVIIKPGFVEAMNNLGTAFLFLGRFPDAAMAYEKVVEIQPDMAEAYNNLGLVYEQMERSDDAIKAYRKFKELWEGKGTTRYLHAAQERIDRLEKGRKSGVGEPPRMDKSVGSTS; the protein is encoded by the coding sequence ATGAAGGACCGATTTACGAAGAACCCTGCGGCGCACGATTACTGGAAAAAGGGCAACGAGCTTTTCGACCAGGGTAAGACGCTCGCTTCCCTCGAGTATTTTGAAAAAGCAATCAGGAGCGATCCCGGTTTCGCGGAGGCCTACAACAGCATGGGGATTGCTTTTTACGAGAAGAGGGATTATCCCAACGCACTGGAGTGCTACAAGAGGGCCGTAATAATCAAGCCCGGCTTCGTTGAGGCGATGAACAACCTGGGGACAGCCTTCCTGTTTCTCGGGCGCTTTCCCGATGCCGCAATGGCCTATGAGAAGGTCGTGGAGATCCAGCCGGACATGGCCGAGGCCTACAACAACCTTGGCCTGGTCTATGAACAGATGGAACGATCCGATGATGCCATCAAGGCCTACAGAAAATTCAAGGAACTGTGGGAAGGAAAGGGCACGACCAGGTATCTGCATGCGGCCCAGGAGAGGATCGACAGGCTGGAAAAAGGAAGGAAGTCCGGGGTCGGAGAACCGCCCCGAATGGATAAGAGCGTCGGCTCCACGAGCTGA
- a CDS encoding indolepyruvate oxidoreductase subunit beta has product MEYNVVASGIGGQGLVFFSEILAKSMLREGLNASFYVHSGLAQLGGSVKSHIRCGKRICPKISMGCADLIVSLETAEILHAVPYLKKDGTALISQVKLQPYMSKMFPEMYPSEEDLGAMFADSEAQAVFVPAGQIAENAGHIQAVNMVMLGSLIAQSGIVETDSVVLTIRENLDRGEDINVEAFWKGYEFITGKDYN; this is encoded by the coding sequence ATGGAATATAACGTGGTGGCTTCCGGCATAGGAGGGCAGGGGCTGGTGTTTTTCTCCGAGATCCTCGCAAAATCCATGCTCAGGGAGGGTCTTAACGCCAGTTTTTATGTCCATTCCGGTCTGGCTCAGCTGGGGGGATCGGTAAAAAGCCATATCCGGTGTGGAAAGAGGATCTGTCCGAAGATATCCATGGGTTGCGCGGATCTGATTGTATCTCTGGAGACGGCCGAGATACTCCATGCCGTCCCGTATCTGAAAAAGGACGGCACGGCCCTGATAAGCCAGGTAAAGCTGCAGCCATACATGTCGAAGATGTTCCCCGAAATGTATCCTTCGGAGGAGGATCTAGGGGCGATGTTCGCCGACAGCGAAGCTCAGGCTGTCTTCGTTCCCGCCGGGCAGATCGCCGAGAACGCCGGGCACATTCAGGCCGTCAATATGGTCATGCTCGGATCCCTCATTGCCCAATCCGGAATCGTTGAGACGGACAGTGTTGTCCTGACTATCAGGGAAAACCTCGATCGTGGGGAGGACATCAACGTGGAGGCATTCTGGAAGGGCTACGAGTTCATAACCGGCAAGGATTACAATTAA
- a CDS encoding 2-oxoacid ferredoxin oxidoreductase: MDGPGEEVLLSGNAAIARACVESGVTLVTGYPGTPITPVIEILQNGKTELKAQWAINEKVAMDIAAGHSWAGLRTLVTMKMSGLNVAADTVLSVAASGTVGGLVIYVGDDPNVYYGMVEQDSRYYALLSSAPMLVPANPQELLDFTKRAFELSERIGGPVFLRSTTVLSYTFSKVTLGEIRRMRQKAGVVFDADRFTKVGSLRCLQQHRAALSRVESAGELTDDLNELTITGTPIGVIASSLAWDYLCEVLDKQDLDLTRLKVSTANPIPGSKINQLLASVKKVLVLEELEPIIEGAVRAEAIRCDNRPEIFGKAEGMIPRVGDLSPDLIREALSKVLGEEFDACPGAGLPDHIGEMEVKRLLTFCAGCPHRSTYFALISAMEKMGLDPGRFPVTGDIGCTILGINEPFKICWTEVSMGNSIGLASGFLEAGMKKPVVAALGDGTFFHAGIPPIIDAVSAGRDLPIVILDNNWMSMTGYQENPGTRNGRGRRISIEDVLWGLGVRSVNVCNPYRLKKATRAFRRLLISEGVNVLIMRAPCVARKPPAYKVPVRINQKKCPGFDACERTCIEALACPALIRAGDRVLVEEADCMNCGLCAHYCPKGAISRRWFGVRRRKDGI; this comes from the coding sequence ATGGACGGTCCCGGGGAGGAGGTCCTTCTTTCCGGGAACGCTGCCATCGCGCGCGCCTGTGTGGAATCGGGAGTTACTCTCGTTACGGGCTACCCGGGGACGCCCATCACCCCGGTCATTGAGATTCTTCAGAATGGAAAAACTGAACTCAAGGCCCAGTGGGCAATCAATGAAAAAGTAGCCATGGACATCGCCGCCGGCCACTCATGGGCCGGTCTCCGCACCCTGGTGACCATGAAGATGTCCGGGCTGAACGTTGCTGCGGACACCGTTCTCTCTGTTGCGGCCTCCGGCACCGTTGGCGGCCTGGTCATTTACGTTGGCGATGATCCCAACGTTTATTACGGAATGGTCGAGCAGGATTCCAGGTACTATGCCCTCCTTTCCTCCGCACCCATGCTGGTTCCGGCCAATCCCCAGGAGCTTCTGGATTTCACGAAACGCGCCTTTGAGCTGTCCGAGAGGATCGGAGGGCCTGTTTTCCTTCGAAGCACCACCGTCCTCTCATATACCTTCAGCAAGGTGACCCTCGGCGAGATCAGGAGAATGAGGCAGAAAGCCGGCGTTGTCTTCGATGCCGACAGGTTCACCAAGGTCGGTTCCCTGCGGTGTTTGCAGCAGCACCGGGCCGCTCTTTCGCGGGTGGAGTCGGCCGGCGAGTTAACGGATGACCTGAACGAACTTACCATTACCGGGACCCCCATCGGTGTGATCGCGTCCTCTCTGGCGTGGGATTATCTGTGCGAGGTGTTAGACAAGCAGGATCTGGACCTTACCCGGTTGAAGGTATCCACCGCGAACCCCATCCCGGGATCCAAGATAAACCAGCTCCTGGCATCCGTGAAAAAGGTACTCGTCCTGGAGGAACTTGAACCGATTATCGAAGGGGCGGTGAGGGCGGAAGCGATACGCTGCGACAACCGGCCGGAGATATTCGGCAAGGCTGAGGGAATGATTCCCCGTGTCGGGGACCTGTCACCGGACCTTATAAGGGAAGCGCTCTCGAAGGTCCTGGGCGAGGAATTCGATGCGTGCCCGGGCGCTGGTCTGCCCGACCATATCGGGGAAATGGAGGTCAAGCGGCTTCTGACCTTCTGCGCGGGGTGTCCCCATAGAAGCACGTATTTTGCTCTGATCAGTGCCATGGAAAAGATGGGGCTTGATCCGGGGCGGTTTCCGGTAACGGGGGATATCGGGTGTACCATTCTCGGGATCAATGAGCCGTTTAAAATCTGCTGGACAGAGGTGTCCATGGGAAACAGTATCGGCCTCGCGAGCGGATTTTTGGAAGCAGGCATGAAAAAACCTGTCGTCGCCGCCCTGGGTGACGGCACCTTCTTCCATGCGGGCATACCTCCGATCATCGACGCGGTGTCGGCCGGCCGCGACCTTCCCATAGTCATCCTGGACAACAACTGGATGTCCATGACGGGATATCAGGAAAATCCGGGCACCCGGAATGGCCGGGGGCGTAGAATCTCCATCGAGGACGTTCTCTGGGGGCTAGGCGTCCGGAGTGTTAATGTCTGCAATCCATACAGGCTGAAAAAAGCCACTCGGGCCTTCAGGAGGCTTCTGATCTCAGAAGGTGTAAATGTTCTGATCATGAGGGCCCCTTGTGTCGCGAGAAAGCCGCCTGCGTATAAGGTCCCGGTCAGGATCAATCAGAAAAAATGCCCCGGTTTTGATGCCTGTGAGCGCACATGCATCGAGGCCCTCGCATGTCCGGCGCTGATCCGGGCCGGCGACCGAGTTCTGGTAGAAGAGGCTGACTGCATGAACTGCGGCCTGTGTGCCCATTACTGCCCAAAGGGCGCCATCAGCCGCAGGTGGTTTGGGGTCAGGAGAAGAAAAGATGGAATATAA